The DNA window CGTACCGCTTTGCGGGCAGTGTCGCGAGCGATGCCGAATTCCTGGACGAGTGAGAGCTCGGAGACCAGGTACTTGGGCGGATAGGTGCCGGACTGGATGCGCTGACGAATGATGTCTGCCACCTGCTGCCACTTCGGCCGGTCGGGCTCGAACTCGAACATGGGTCCACGGTAGAAAACCGGGGCTGTCGCCCCACGCTCGCCTACGTGGGTAGACGTGGGTAGACATAGCCTGTACGGTGACTGCATGTCAGCACGCGGCTATGACCTCGACATACTTCGCGCGGCGTTCCCGGCCTGGTCGCTGTTCTGTAGCGACGCGGGCGTCTTCTACGCGACCCGGCGCGGTGTCCGTCTCCGGGATGCCGACATCGACAAGGGGCTGTGGCAAACCGTCAGTGCGGACGACGCGGAGGTCTTCGTGTCGCTGCTTCGGGATCAGACTCAGATGACGGTGAGGTCGTGAGTGTCGGTCCGCCCCCGTGCTTCAAGCATCACGGCCCCCATGTGTCGGCTGACCGAGTGGGGGCGGTACGAGTGGAGTGGTCGCCGATCCTGCCTCGAGCCGACCGGCTGCGGATCCGCGACCATTCGTGCTCGTGTAGGTACCCGATGTTCGAGCTCTGCACGGCCGGGGGTCTGTGGTTCGTCCGGTGCCACCCGGCCGAGGACCCCGCGGGCATCCTGGAGAGCGCGTGGATGCCCGCTCGCGCCGCACAAAAGCTGTGGGAGCAGATCCTCAGCGGCGAGGCGCAGTAACTGTGGAGTGCTCGCGCGCTGGTTGAAGAAGGCGCCGGCAGTCTGCTGGGCGATCTCTTGCGGGGTGGCCAGATAGGTGTGGAAGCAGCGGTGGAACAGACCGCACGGGCGAGCATCACAGAGTCAGAAAGACTCGTCGTCATCCTCGTCGTCAGCGTTGCAGCTGGCGATCCATTCCTCGATGAATTTGGCACCCTCCTTGGCGAGGACTACGGCCTCTCTGGGGGCGGGGCCGAGGGAGTCGAAGAGGTTGCCGGGGTCGACGGGCTGGCCGAGGGTCACCAGGTAGCAGGATAGGCCGGTGCTCATCTGTCGGGCCATCGAGGAAACGAACGCGTTCCGACGGAATCTGTTGCACAGCAGGAGCAGGCCCTGGCGCTCAAGCTCCTGTCTCAATTCCGTCAGCGGGTCCTCGAAGTCCACGGGGGAGCGGAACACCAGAGGCGGAGCGTTCTGCAGGTCGAAGCGAAGCTCAAGTATCTCGTCATCGTCGAGGGCTCGCAGGGTCACGACGCATGGCAGGCGTGACTCATCAGCGAGCCTTACCGCTTCCAGTCGGTACATGCTCACCTCTCGGAACATAATGCGGGTTGGGGATCCATGTATCAGGCTCGCCAAGCTTTCCCAGCTTCCAGGCGCCTCTGATCTGCCCGGGTTCGATCCTGGTGAAGAAGATCTCCTGCTCCGGCTTCAGGTGCTTGAAACCCTTCCGGTACTCCACACCCTTG is part of the Nonomuraea coxensis DSM 45129 genome and encodes:
- a CDS encoding GntR family transcriptional regulator; amino-acid sequence: MFEFEPDRPKWQQVADIIRQRIQSGTYPPKYLVSELSLVQEFGIARDTARKAVRALREEGLLYTIPHMGSFVSPPSDTEPAHS